Genomic DNA from Streptomyces sp. NBC_01571:
AGGGCAGATAGTGGGTCGAGTTGCTCCAGTACGCGTACGGCGTGGACTGCCGGCGGGTGTGCGGGCGGGTCTGTTCGTAGGCGATGTAATACGTGTGCGTGTAGTCCGTCCAGCCGCCGAAAAGGACGACGTGCGAACCGTTCTGGGGATCCGCCGGATTGTGGAAGAGAAGAATGTCGCCGGGTTGCAGCTGATCGCGGGAAATGCGTACGCCGTACGCGCCGAGACTGCCCGTCCATTCGTTTCCCGGCAGATTCCAGGCCATCGAGACGTATCCCGAGCAGTCCTGCCGGTATCCGTCCGACCAGTACGTGCTCATGCTGTACGGCACCTGCGCGGTGATCCACTTCTTGGCCCGGTTGATGATCGCCGCGCGGGTGGTGGCGGGCACCTCGACCCCGGCCCCCGGCTTCGCGGGACTGCCGGCCGACCCGTGCAGCGGGGCCTCGCCACCCTGCGGCGTGTCGGGCTCGTCACCTGCGGGATCGCCCGGCCGAGCAGGTCCGTGCGCGGCGGCGGCGACAGGCACCGACGGGACCGCGACAAGGACCGCTCCCGCCGCCGCGGCGATCGCCAAGGCCCTGTGCGCCGCCGGGCGGCCGACCGGGCCCGGGAGGGCGGAAGAGGCCGGGAAACGCCGCCTGCGCACGCATCCGGGGCAATCGCAGTCACTCGCGGGATCGAATTCCTCGAAGACCGGAGTCTCCATGCGTCGCCCCTCACCCTCCAGATAGAAATCTCCGCTTTTCTGCACAGTCGTCAGTTTCTCAACTGTCATCCGGTGTCGCATGTTGACGGTCCGAATGATGTACGGGGCCGGCCATGGGCGGCCGGGGCCGCACCGCGGTCGGGAGCACCCGTTCGGATCGGGTAGAGTTCTCGGGTCAGCAGGCGCCGCTAGCTCAGTTGGTTAGAGCAGCTGACTCTTAATCAGCGGGTCCGGGGTTCGAGTCCCTGGCGGCGCACCGACAGAAGGGCCCCTCGCCACAGGCGAGGGGCCCTTCGTCGTACGAAGACATCCCATCTTCGCACAGACGTCCCAATTAGAGCGTATGACCGGTTAACAGCGCGTTTCGCACCTTGCGATCATGACGAGCGCCGTAGAACCCTGGGCGCCAAGGGACTGTCGGCACACGGCAGTTGGGGGCTTGGCCGGTTGCGTCCGTGGGGGGTTGGGGGCCCCGTTCACGAACGGGTGTCGAGGGGGCACCGTGCAACCGGATGGTCGCGTTTCCGCGCTCTTCATGCGTGTGGATGAAGGGCTGACGCCGCCTGCCAGCATGCGTCCGTGACGGTCTAGGGGGATCCGAGCGGGCGACAAGAACCGACGAACACGCACCCGACCGTGCGTGTGGGGGGAATGACTCATGACGTCGACGCCGACAGGCGCCCGACAGGACTTCGACGCATCCGAGACGACCCGGCTCCGGGTGCCGTCGCAACGGACCGGTGGCCTCGACAGGATCAAGAAGACCCTGCCGAGATACGACTACGAGCACTACAGCAGGCTCGCGGGGCCCCTCACACGGCCCGATCCGAGCAAGCCGTACAAGGTGCGGTACCGCTCCCTGCTGTCCCAGGAGCCGCACCGCGTACGGGCCGCCCTCATGCTGGGCGCGGCGCCGCTGCTCTCACTGGTCCTGCTCGGCTGGCTGCTCCAGCCGGAACACTGGACCGAACGCGACTACCCGGCCCACGACTTCCTGCCGGTGCTCGACATCGTGATGCTCGTCTCGATCGGCCTGATCGAGTTCTTCCGCTGCATGAACGTGCTCTCGAACGCACACGCGACCCTGGTCGCCCGCGATCCGATCCCGGTGGTGCCCGAGACCGGCACCAGAGTCGCCTTCCTCACCTCCTTCGTGCCCGGCAAGGAGCCGCTCGCGATGGTGACCAGGACCCTGGAGGCCGCCGTCAGGCTGCGCCACCGGGGCCTTCTGCACGTCTGGCTCCTCGACGAGGGCGACGATCCCGAGGTCAAGGAGGTCTGCGAGCGCCTCGGCGTGCACCACTTCTCCCGCAAGGGTGTCGCGCAGTGGAATCAGGCCAAGGGGCCGCACCGCGCCAGGACCAAGCACGGCAACTACAACGCCTGGCTGGAGGCGCACGGCGACGCGTACGACTTCTTCGCCTCCGTCGACACCGACCACGTGCCGCTGCCGAACTACCTGGAGCGGATGCTCGGCTTCTTCCGCGACCCGGACATCGGTTTCGTGATCGGCCCGCAGGTGTACGGCAACTACGACAATCCCATCACCAAGGCCGCCGAGTCCCAGCAGTTCCTCTTCCACGCGCTGATCCAGCGGGCCGGCAACCGGTACGGCGCGCCGATGTTCGTGGGCACCTCCAACGCCGTACGCATCAGGGCGCTGCAGCAGATCGGCGGCCTGTACGACTCGATCACCGAGGACATGGCGACCGGCTTCGAGATGCACCGCCACCGGAATCCGGTCACGGGGCGCAAGTGGCGCTCGGTCTACACCCCGGACGTGCTCGCGGTCGGCGAGGGCCCGAACGCCTGGACGGACTTCTTCACCCAGCAGCTGCGCTGGTCGCGGGGCACGTACGAGACGATCGTGAAGCAGTACTGGAAGGGCTTCTTCTCGCTGCCGCCGAGCAAGCTCTTCAACTACACGATGATGATCATCTTCTACCCGATGTCGGCCCTCAACTGGATCCTGGCGGCGCTGAGTTGCGCGCTGTTCCTGGGCCTGGGCGCTTCGGGCGTGAACATCGACCCGACGGTCTGGCTGATGCTGTACGGCAACGCCTCCGCGCTGCAGATCGGCCTGTACGTGTGGAACCGCCGGCACAACGTCTCCCCGCACGAACCCGAGGGCTCCGGCGGGGTCGCGGGCATGATCATGTCGGCGCTCTCCGCGCCGATCTACGCCCGCTCGCTGATGGACGCCGTGCTGCGCCGCAAGAGCAGGTTCGTGGTGACCCCCAAGGGGGATTCGGCGAGCCCGGACACGCTGTTCGGGACCTTCCGGATCCACCTGTTCTTCGTTCTGGTCTTCGCCGGCTCGATCGTCGCCGGACTTCTGCTCGGGCACGCCCACCCAGCGATGATCACCTGGGCCTGCTTCGCCCTGCTGATCACGGCCTCGCCGATCCTCGCCTGGCAGTGGAGTCTGCGCCGGGCCGGGAGAAAGCCCCCGGTCCCGCCCGAGAAGACCGCTCCCCAGCCCGCGCGCTCCTCCGCGCCCCAGCAGGAGCGGCACACCCCGCACGCGCCGCAGTACGAGCCCGGCCGGGCGGCGGCGCAGGGCGGCGCCGAACAGACCCTGCGGATGTCGCTCGGAGGGCATGAGAAATGAGAGACGGTGCCCGTCGCCGCCGCGCTCGTCGTCTTGCGATGGGCGGGGCGGTGGTGCTCGCCCTGGCCGGGATGAACGGACCGTGGGTCTACCGCTTCAGCACGGAGAGGTACCACCAGTACACGATCGACAAGCCCGAGTACAAAGCCGAGAACGGCCACTGGGACGTCGTCCGGTTCCCCGAGGGGTACCGCCTGAACACCATCCACGCGGC
This window encodes:
- a CDS encoding peptidoglycan-binding protein, which encodes METPVFEEFDPASDCDCPGCVRRRRFPASSALPGPVGRPAAHRALAIAAAAGAVLVAVPSVPVAAAAHGPARPGDPAGDEPDTPQGGEAPLHGSAGSPAKPGAGVEVPATTRAAIINRAKKWITAQVPYSMSTYWSDGYRQDCSGYVSMAWNLPGNEWTGSLGAYGVRISRDQLQPGDILLFHNPADPQNGSHVVLFGGWTDYTHTYYIAYEQTRPHTRRQSTPYAYWSNSTHYLPYRHKGLADGASGAQPSVPGTKAMPYPGASAFGPGTNNAYVTQLGRLLVERGGRRFYTSGPGPRWSNADRRATQAFQLAQGWKGAGADGLPGPRTWSYLVEGKGRDIPPAAGTAVGTAAGTAAGTAVGTAAGTAAGTAVGTAVSTAGANRAPSAAVPGFPGRGMFRPGAHNAYITLLGKQLVKKGFGAYYTSGPGPDWGESDRRAVEAFQRTQGWRGGAADGYPGAETWRRVFS
- a CDS encoding glycosyltransferase family 2 protein, which gives rise to MTSTPTGARQDFDASETTRLRVPSQRTGGLDRIKKTLPRYDYEHYSRLAGPLTRPDPSKPYKVRYRSLLSQEPHRVRAALMLGAAPLLSLVLLGWLLQPEHWTERDYPAHDFLPVLDIVMLVSIGLIEFFRCMNVLSNAHATLVARDPIPVVPETGTRVAFLTSFVPGKEPLAMVTRTLEAAVRLRHRGLLHVWLLDEGDDPEVKEVCERLGVHHFSRKGVAQWNQAKGPHRARTKHGNYNAWLEAHGDAYDFFASVDTDHVPLPNYLERMLGFFRDPDIGFVIGPQVYGNYDNPITKAAESQQFLFHALIQRAGNRYGAPMFVGTSNAVRIRALQQIGGLYDSITEDMATGFEMHRHRNPVTGRKWRSVYTPDVLAVGEGPNAWTDFFTQQLRWSRGTYETIVKQYWKGFFSLPPSKLFNYTMMIIFYPMSALNWILAALSCALFLGLGASGVNIDPTVWLMLYGNASALQIGLYVWNRRHNVSPHEPEGSGGVAGMIMSALSAPIYARSLMDAVLRRKSRFVVTPKGDSASPDTLFGTFRIHLFFVLVFAGSIVAGLLLGHAHPAMITWACFALLITASPILAWQWSLRRAGRKPPVPPEKTAPQPARSSAPQQERHTPHAPQYEPGRAAAQGGAEQTLRMSLGGHEK